In Deinococcus psychrotolerans, a genomic segment contains:
- a CDS encoding menaquinone biosynthesis decarboxylase, whose protein sequence is MAFPDLHSFMALLEARGELLRISTPVSSDLEITQIADRMVKGAGPALLFENVRLMDGSPSAFPVVIGLMGTRERTALSLGVGDLDELAVRVRALIDIKGSGGLRGLLSNLPKLGDAAHLLPKRVSRAAVQEVVWTGDEVDLTKLPILKCWPLDGGPFVTLPLVITKDPETGERNMGMYRMQVMGKNTTGMHWQRHKTGTKHLEKAKKLGQRLEVAVALGGDPALIYAATAPLPPIPGLDEFALAGYLRGQRYPVIKGVTVDLEVPANAEFILEGYVDPAEEWVMEGPFGDHTGFYTLPDLYPRFHVTAVTMRRGAVYPATIVGRPPMEDAYLIEASERLFLPAAQLILPEISDYHMPPVGVAHNLVVVSIKKAFPGHAYKVANGLLGLGQMMFAKVIVVVDDDITVNDMSAVWQRVAQLVEPGRDSLVSRGPIDALDHSSRTWSYGGKLILDATRKLPEELGSALSSREQQGDQARHTQLGEKDNISAVQLNRELPTFEGVKDQLQTPDGYWYVSLTKTRPHQTAALAAAFAADPAAAGVRHLLITDDQTDVHDAGDVWWTILNNIDPERDVSVQGDLLVWDGTPKLPEEGFVRVWPPKINMKAEVVRRVEALWHLYPLPEHLRDA, encoded by the coding sequence ATGGCTTTCCCTGACCTTCATTCGTTCATGGCCCTCCTCGAAGCGCGGGGCGAACTCCTGCGAATCAGCACCCCCGTCAGCAGCGACCTCGAAATCACTCAAATCGCCGACCGAATGGTCAAAGGCGCTGGCCCGGCCCTGCTCTTCGAGAACGTTCGCCTGATGGACGGCAGCCCCAGCGCTTTTCCCGTCGTGATCGGCTTGATGGGCACCCGTGAGCGCACCGCCCTTTCGCTCGGCGTCGGCGACCTCGACGAACTGGCGGTACGGGTTCGCGCCCTGATCGATATCAAAGGCAGCGGCGGGTTGCGCGGCCTGCTTTCCAACTTGCCCAAATTGGGCGACGCCGCTCACCTCCTGCCCAAACGGGTGAGTCGCGCCGCCGTGCAGGAAGTCGTCTGGACTGGCGACGAAGTGGACTTGACCAAGCTGCCCATCCTCAAGTGCTGGCCCCTCGACGGCGGCCCCTTCGTGACGCTGCCGCTGGTCATCACCAAAGACCCCGAAACTGGCGAGCGCAACATGGGCATGTACCGGATGCAGGTGATGGGCAAAAACACCACCGGGATGCACTGGCAGCGCCACAAAACCGGCACCAAGCATCTGGAGAAAGCCAAGAAGCTGGGCCAGCGCCTAGAAGTGGCGGTGGCCCTCGGCGGCGACCCGGCCCTGATCTATGCCGCCACCGCGCCGCTGCCGCCGATTCCGGGCTTGGACGAATTCGCGTTGGCGGGCTACTTGCGCGGCCAGCGCTACCCGGTCATCAAAGGCGTCACGGTTGATTTGGAGGTGCCGGCCAACGCCGAGTTTATTTTGGAGGGCTACGTCGACCCGGCAGAGGAATGGGTGATGGAAGGTCCCTTTGGCGACCACACTGGCTTTTACACCCTGCCTGACCTCTACCCGCGTTTTCACGTTACCGCCGTGACCATGCGCCGGGGAGCGGTCTATCCGGCGACCATCGTGGGCCGCCCGCCGATGGAAGACGCTTACCTGATCGAAGCCAGCGAGCGCCTGTTTTTGCCCGCTGCCCAATTGATCTTGCCGGAGATCAGCGATTACCACATGCCGCCCGTCGGTGTAGCCCACAACTTGGTGGTGGTCAGCATTAAAAAAGCCTTCCCCGGCCACGCCTACAAAGTCGCCAACGGTCTGCTGGGCCTCGGTCAGATGATGTTCGCCAAAGTCATCGTGGTTGTGGACGATGACATCACGGTCAATGACATGTCTGCCGTGTGGCAACGGGTGGCGCAACTGGTCGAGCCGGGCCGAGACAGCCTCGTGTCACGCGGCCCGATTGACGCTCTTGACCATTCCAGCCGGACTTGGAGTTACGGCGGCAAACTGATTCTCGACGCCACGCGCAAACTCCCCGAAGAACTTGGCTCGGCCCTGAGCAGCCGGGAGCAGCAGGGCGATCAGGCGAGGCACACGCAGCTGGGAGAAAAAGACAACATCTCCGCTGTGCAGCTAAACCGCGAGCTGCCCACCTTTGAAGGCGTCAAAGATCAGCTTCAAACTCCAGACGGGTACTGGTACGTTTCACTGACCAAAACCCGCCCACATCAAACGGCAGCGCTGGCCGCCGCATTTGCCGCTGATCCGGCGGCGGCGGGCGTGCGCCACCTGCTCATCACCGATGACCAGACTGACGTTCACGATGCGGGCGACGTGTGGTGGACGATTCTCAACAATATCGACCCCGAACGCGACGTCAGTGTTCAAGGTGATCTGCTTGTCTGGGACGGTACTCCCAAGCTCCCCGAGGAGGGTTTTGTGCGCGTCTGGCCGCCCAAGATCAACATGAAGGCAGAGGTGGTGCGGCGGGTCGAAGCGTTGTGGCATCTCTACCCTCTGCCCGAGCATCTACGTGACGCTTAA
- a CDS encoding DdrH, producing MMNPYVEWFENLRAEYGEQLKQMPLPEGLPEHLRDLMAKGDDEAVLFMLKLAWQLGAQAGFSAGYQQSGAEMPPKKSTNAQA from the coding sequence ATGATGAATCCTTACGTGGAATGGTTTGAGAATCTGCGGGCCGAGTACGGCGAGCAGCTCAAGCAAATGCCTTTGCCCGAAGGCTTGCCCGAACACCTGCGCGATCTGATGGCCAAAGGTGACGACGAAGCGGTTTTGTTTATGCTCAAACTGGCTTGGCAGCTCGGCGCACAGGCAGGCTTCAGTGCGGGTTATCAGCAATCGGGAGCAGAAATGCCGCCCAAAAAGAGCACCAACGCTCAAGCTTAA
- a CDS encoding HNH endonuclease, with amino-acid sequence MNGPETFAAPLRVATNLNVPRVLVLNASYEPLHVTSAKRAITLIQYGVAEVLENSDDVVRSPSTVLAVPSVIRLRRYIRRPRIHPIPFNRRNVLRRDAYTCQYCGEKGDLTLDHVQPRSKGGRHSWENVVVACRACNQRKGDRTPEQAAMPLRLRPRAPSFGFYAQGQFAQDRNEWHKYLNL; translated from the coding sequence ATGAACGGGCCAGAGACTTTTGCTGCGCCTTTACGGGTGGCCACGAATCTGAACGTGCCGCGCGTGCTGGTGCTGAACGCTTCTTACGAACCGCTGCACGTCACCAGTGCCAAGCGGGCCATCACTCTCATTCAGTACGGCGTCGCCGAAGTCCTGGAAAACAGCGACGACGTGGTGCGCTCACCCAGCACGGTTCTGGCGGTGCCCAGCGTGATCCGGCTGCGGCGATACATCCGCCGCCCGCGCATTCACCCGATTCCCTTTAACCGCCGCAACGTGCTGAGGCGCGACGCCTACACCTGCCAGTACTGCGGTGAGAAGGGTGATCTGACGCTCGACCACGTGCAGCCGCGCTCCAAAGGCGGTCGGCACAGTTGGGAGAATGTGGTGGTGGCCTGCCGCGCCTGCAACCAGCGCAAGGGCGACCGTACCCCCGAGCAGGCCGCTATGCCGCTGAGGCTGCGCCCACGCGCTCCCAGTTTCGGCTTCTACGCGCAAGGCCAGTTTGCCCAAGACCGCAACGAGTGGCACAAGTATTTGAATCTGTAA
- a CDS encoding MarC family protein, translated as MNTVALTSIALQTFLTMVVVMDPIGLAPLYIGLASNRSRADRRSIALKASLVAGGIIFTFGLIGKPLLDYLAISLDAFKVAGGVLLFLIALDMVFGRGNLSHEPSQKDQMPEPHEAQGEAAQTQSPKITPSPAPQAHLSGAADISVFPLAIPLIAGPGTLASIMILAGGAHGQALLLGGVFVVTAAVLVLCYLAMRLSGPIARLMGESGIHVITRVLGVLLAALAVQYVADGVKGFLA; from the coding sequence ATGAACACGGTTGCCCTCACCAGTATTGCCCTGCAAACCTTCTTGACCATGGTGGTGGTCATGGATCCTATCGGGCTGGCCCCGCTCTACATCGGCCTTGCCAGCAACCGCTCCAGAGCAGATCGCCGCTCGATTGCCCTCAAAGCCTCACTGGTGGCCGGCGGAATTATCTTCACGTTTGGGCTGATCGGCAAACCGCTGCTCGATTATCTGGCGATCAGCCTCGACGCCTTCAAAGTGGCGGGCGGTGTGCTGCTGTTCTTAATCGCGCTGGATATGGTCTTCGGGCGCGGCAATCTCAGCCACGAGCCGTCGCAAAAAGACCAGATGCCCGAGCCGCATGAAGCGCAGGGAGAAGCTGCTCAAACGCAATCTCCCAAAATCACGCCGAGTCCGGCTCCCCAAGCTCACCTCAGCGGTGCCGCCGACATTAGCGTGTTTCCTCTGGCCATTCCGCTGATCGCTGGCCCCGGCACGCTGGCCAGCATCATGATCTTGGCGGGCGGAGCGCACGGCCAAGCGCTGCTGCTCGGCGGGGTCTTCGTGGTCACGGCGGCGGTGTTGGTGCTGTGCTACCTCGCTATGCGGCTGTCAGGGCCCATCGCCCGCTTGATGGGCGAGTCGGGCATTCACGTCATCACGCGGGTATTGGGCGTGCTGCTCGCTGCCTTGGCGGTGCAGTACGTCGCCGATGGAGTCAAGGGATTTCTCGCCTAA
- a CDS encoding RuvX/YqgF family protein: MSQPSLPVFLALDVSKNRVGYAVNKGALVFGRGSFDRTRLPRDLKAILHKQRQEAAAVLVLGLPLSIDGSASPTADRVRSFGRELQKVGAEVVYQDERFTTRRARELGATDLDEAAAVQILELYVQGRVARLQTQAE, encoded by the coding sequence ATGAGCCAGCCCAGCCTGCCCGTTTTCCTCGCCCTCGATGTCAGCAAAAATCGGGTGGGCTACGCCGTCAATAAGGGCGCGTTGGTGTTTGGGCGCGGCAGCTTTGACCGTACCCGGCTGCCCCGCGACCTCAAAGCCATCTTGCACAAGCAGCGCCAAGAGGCCGCCGCCGTGTTGGTTTTGGGCTTGCCGCTGAGCATCGACGGCTCGGCCAGTCCAACGGCTGACCGGGTGCGCTCGTTTGGCCGCGAGCTGCAAAAGGTGGGAGCCGAAGTGGTGTACCAGGACGAGCGCTTCACCACCCGCCGTGCCCGCGAGCTTGGCGCAACCGACTTAGACGAAGCCGCCGCCGTGCAGATTCTGGAATTGTACGTGCAGGGGCGTGTGGCGCGGCTACAAACTCAAGCAGAGTAA
- the aceA gene encoding isocitrate lyase codes for MTNPRTPAEILEKTWKTEERWQGIQRNYSAAEVVKLRGSLQIEHTLAKHGAQKLWQLMKQEDFVNALGALTGNQAMQQVKAGLKAIYLSGWQVAGDANNAGQMYPDQSLYPASSVPDVVKRINNTLRRADQIQHSEGEGEIDYFAPIVADAEAGFGGPLNAFELMKAMIEAGAAGVHFEDQLASEKKCGHLGGKVLVPTSQFIRTLNAARLAADVSGVPTVLIARTDADAANLLTSDIDENDKVFCTGERTPEGFFYVKPGMEQAISRALAYAPYADVIWCETSVPNLDDARRFAEAVHAQFPGKLLAYNCSPSFNWRKNLDDETIAKFQVELGKMGYKFQFITLAGFHSLNHGMFELAYGYARNQMKSFVELQEKEFAAQKRGFTAVKHQREVGTGYFDLVSNAAAGGKSSTTALAGSTEAQQFGESHRELAAAHD; via the coding sequence ATGACCAATCCCCGCACGCCCGCCGAGATTTTGGAAAAGACCTGGAAAACCGAGGAGCGCTGGCAAGGTATTCAGCGCAACTACAGCGCCGCCGAAGTGGTCAAGTTGCGCGGCAGCCTCCAGATCGAGCACACGCTGGCCAAGCACGGCGCACAAAAACTGTGGCAACTGATGAAGCAAGAAGACTTCGTCAACGCCCTCGGCGCACTGACCGGCAATCAGGCCATGCAGCAGGTCAAAGCCGGTCTCAAGGCCATCTACCTGAGCGGCTGGCAGGTGGCGGGCGACGCCAACAACGCGGGCCAGATGTACCCGGATCAGAGCCTTTATCCGGCCTCGTCGGTGCCGGACGTGGTCAAGCGGATCAACAACACGCTGCGCCGCGCCGATCAGATTCAGCATTCTGAGGGTGAGGGCGAGATCGATTACTTCGCGCCCATCGTGGCCGACGCCGAGGCCGGATTCGGCGGGCCGCTCAACGCCTTCGAGCTGATGAAGGCGATGATCGAAGCGGGCGCGGCGGGCGTTCACTTTGAAGACCAACTCGCCTCCGAGAAAAAGTGTGGACACCTGGGCGGCAAGGTTCTGGTGCCGACCAGCCAGTTCATCCGCACGCTGAACGCCGCCCGCCTCGCCGCCGACGTGTCGGGTGTGCCGACGGTACTCATCGCCCGCACCGACGCCGACGCCGCCAACCTTCTGACCAGCGACATCGACGAGAACGACAAAGTCTTTTGCACTGGCGAGCGCACTCCCGAAGGCTTTTTCTATGTCAAACCCGGCATGGAGCAGGCCATCAGCCGCGCCCTGGCCTACGCGCCCTACGCCGACGTGATCTGGTGCGAAACCAGCGTGCCCAACCTGGACGACGCCCGCCGCTTTGCCGAGGCTGTTCACGCTCAGTTTCCCGGCAAACTGCTGGCCTACAACTGCTCGCCCAGCTTCAATTGGCGGAAGAATCTGGACGACGAAACGATTGCCAAGTTTCAAGTCGAACTCGGCAAGATGGGCTACAAGTTCCAGTTCATTACGTTGGCGGGCTTCCACAGTCTCAATCACGGGATGTTCGAGCTGGCTTACGGCTACGCCAGAAACCAGATGAAAAGTTTCGTGGAGTTGCAGGAAAAAGAATTCGCGGCACAGAAACGCGGCTTTACGGCGGTCAAGCACCAGCGCGAGGTTGGTACGGGGTACTTTGACTTGGTCTCCAACGCAGCGGCGGGCGGCAAAAGCAGCACCACCGCGCTGGCGGGCAGCACCGAAGCGCAGCAGTTTGGAGAGAGCCATAGGGAGCTGGCCGCCGCGCACGACTGA
- a CDS encoding malate dehydrogenase — protein sequence MKEPVRVAVTGAAGQIGYSLLFRIAAGDMLGQDQPVILQLLEVTPALKALSGVVMELNDGAFPLLHGIVTSDDPMVAFKDADYALLVGAMPRKAGMERGDLLSANGGIFKPQGEALSEVASRGVKVLVVGNPANTNALIAQQNAPKLDAGQFTAMVRLDHNRAISQLAAKTDSLVSDVKNLTIWGNHSSTQYPDLSQATVGGKKALDLVDQQWYEEEYIPTVAKRGAAIIEARGASSAASAASAAIDHMHDWALGTKDGEWVSMGIPSDGSYGIPEGLIYGFPVTVKGGKYAIVQDLPISDFSRAKMDATAKELEEERDAVRDLGLVK from the coding sequence ATGAAAGAACCTGTACGTGTGGCCGTCACCGGCGCAGCTGGACAAATCGGCTACAGCTTGCTGTTCCGCATTGCGGCGGGCGACATGCTCGGCCAAGATCAGCCGGTCATTTTGCAGCTCCTCGAAGTCACGCCCGCCCTCAAAGCGCTCAGCGGCGTCGTAATGGAACTCAATGACGGCGCGTTTCCCCTCCTGCACGGCATTGTCACCAGCGACGACCCGATGGTGGCTTTCAAAGACGCCGACTACGCGCTGTTGGTCGGCGCGATGCCGCGTAAGGCCGGTATGGAGCGCGGCGATTTGCTGTCAGCCAACGGCGGCATCTTCAAGCCGCAGGGCGAAGCGCTCAGCGAAGTGGCCAGCCGGGGCGTGAAAGTCCTGGTGGTTGGCAATCCCGCCAACACCAACGCCCTGATCGCCCAGCAAAACGCCCCCAAACTGGACGCTGGGCAGTTCACGGCGATGGTCAGACTCGACCACAACCGCGCCATTTCGCAGCTCGCCGCCAAAACGGATTCGCTGGTTAGCGACGTCAAGAACCTGACGATTTGGGGCAATCACAGCTCCACCCAGTACCCTGATTTGTCGCAGGCCACTGTCGGCGGCAAGAAGGCGCTGGACTTGGTCGATCAGCAGTGGTACGAAGAAGAGTACATTCCCACGGTGGCCAAGCGCGGAGCCGCCATCATTGAGGCGCGGGGAGCCAGCAGCGCGGCGAGTGCGGCGAGCGCGGCCATTGACCACATGCATGACTGGGCGCTGGGAACCAAAGACGGCGAGTGGGTCAGCATGGGCATTCCTTCGGACGGCAGTTACGGCATTCCCGAGGGCCTGATCTACGGCTTTCCGGTCACTGTCAAGGGAGGCAAGTACGCCATCGTGCAGGACTTGCCCATCAGCGACTTCAGCCGCGCCAAAATGGACGCCACTGCTAAGGAGCTCGAAGAAGAGCGGGACGCCGTGCGGGATTTGGGCTTAGTCAAGTAA
- a CDS encoding serine hydrolase has product MNKLLLTALLGLTFGSVTLAQTTTAQTAAPATSAAALTPQAALTRLAAAEKVEAGWFTPDFASALPQVAGGFRSFKEQYGAFQSVDDLGSNRYRLRYVGGTVTVETQLNAAGQFTSLFLRGQQANTAPTSATPAQPSPTTPTTPPTSAAPTSNAAVTVQAALTRLLSAKTLSPEWFSADFLKQVPVTQLSPILASASSGLGTFQSVEAGKDGGFTAKFTEGTLPIKGASVDAQGRFTGLLLGAGTPNQKPNLAEAISAFGKLTGQNSVVVVENGKVTGSLSPDQKLAVGSAFKLGIMAELLAQMKTGQHQWSEVTTVQAQDKALPSGFLQTWPDNAPLTLQSLATLMISQSDNTATNVLLRLVGRVGVAKRLGQAALPNTREFFALKNPVNKALLDAYLSGNDAQKKAVLEQAAAAPLPSVSLFAADAITSPQVEWFVPVTTLCGLMNEVAALPLMQVEAGVADPSLFKTVSYKGGSEGGVLNLTTQVTTQDGRTVCVSATSNDSKSIDQTAFAGSYSKVLQAVR; this is encoded by the coding sequence ATGAACAAGTTGCTTCTCACCGCCCTCCTCGGCCTCACTTTCGGCTCTGTGACTTTGGCCCAAACGACCACAGCTCAAACTGCTGCGCCAGCGACCAGTGCCGCCGCTCTCACGCCGCAGGCCGCGCTGACCCGCTTGGCAGCGGCGGAAAAAGTGGAGGCTGGTTGGTTTACGCCCGATTTTGCCAGCGCTCTGCCGCAAGTAGCGGGCGGCTTTCGGAGCTTTAAAGAGCAGTACGGCGCGTTCCAGAGCGTGGACGACCTCGGCAGCAACCGCTACCGCCTGCGCTACGTGGGCGGCACAGTCACGGTGGAGACCCAGCTCAACGCGGCGGGCCAGTTCACCAGCTTGTTTTTGCGGGGACAGCAGGCCAACACTGCGCCCACTTCAGCCACCCCCGCTCAACCTTCGCCTACAACCCCTACAACCCCGCCCACGTCAGCCGCTCCAACTTCAAACGCGGCAGTCACTGTGCAAGCCGCCCTCACGCGCCTTTTGTCAGCCAAAACGCTCAGCCCCGAGTGGTTTTCTGCCGACTTCCTCAAGCAGGTGCCGGTGACGCAGCTCTCCCCCATTTTGGCGAGTGCCAGCAGCGGCCTCGGCACCTTTCAAAGTGTGGAGGCGGGCAAGGACGGTGGGTTCACTGCCAAATTCACTGAGGGGACTTTACCGATCAAGGGAGCGAGTGTGGACGCGCAGGGCCGCTTCACTGGACTTCTGCTCGGCGCGGGCACACCCAACCAAAAACCGAACTTGGCTGAGGCCATAAGCGCTTTTGGCAAACTGACTGGGCAAAATAGCGTGGTGGTCGTCGAAAACGGGAAAGTGACAGGCAGTCTGAGTCCAGATCAAAAACTGGCGGTGGGCTCGGCCTTCAAACTGGGCATCATGGCCGAGTTGCTGGCCCAGATGAAGACGGGACAGCACCAGTGGTCGGAAGTCACTACGGTGCAGGCACAAGACAAAGCCTTGCCCAGCGGCTTCTTGCAGACCTGGCCCGACAACGCCCCGCTGACCTTACAGAGTTTGGCGACGCTGATGATCTCGCAGAGCGACAACACCGCCACCAACGTGCTGCTGCGCTTGGTGGGGCGCGTCGGCGTGGCCAAGCGGCTTGGACAAGCGGCCTTACCCAACACGCGCGAATTTTTCGCCCTCAAGAACCCGGTTAACAAAGCGCTCTTGGACGCTTACCTCAGCGGCAACGACGCCCAGAAGAAAGCAGTATTAGAGCAAGCTGCCGCCGCGCCGCTGCCGAGCGTGAGTTTGTTTGCCGCAGACGCCATCACCTCGCCGCAAGTGGAATGGTTTGTGCCGGTCACGACGCTGTGCGGCCTCATGAACGAAGTCGCTGCCCTGCCACTGATGCAAGTTGAAGCGGGCGTGGCCGATCCCAGCTTGTTTAAGACGGTCAGTTACAAAGGCGGCAGCGAAGGCGGCGTGCTGAACTTGACCACGCAGGTGACGACGCAAGACGGGCGCACGGTTTGCGTGAGTGCCACCAGCAACGACAGCAAGTCGATTGACCAAACCGCCTTTGCAGGGTCTTACAGCAAGGTGCTGCAAGCAGTGCGGTAA
- a CDS encoding prepilin peptidase has protein sequence MNLDVYTVAVLFVLGLLIGSFSNVLIWRLPRGENVAFPPSHCPNCNHQLGPQDLVPVVSWAMLGGKCRYCKAPISARYPVIELISGAGYAALALLFPISSFGAGVIGLCLLFTILLVASIIDFETYTIPDELTIPGTAIGLIFGAVNGAALSPLPNFEAALRGALMGAGVLVVISLLGGWVLRRFRERLYPEVPIGYQQIALALFGGVLFGGVWGSWWAALAGGAALGVISTVINAAARRAVRVPELLTLGGSLLALAFFSARGSLSLLTGIQGGLAAAGALSLLAGAYWWLSSSNATAEDDDSPSDPTAMGFGDVKLAAVIGAFLGFERLLVALAVAVVAGAVLGLIQRFTGGENKLKFGPYLAIGAVVALLWGAAIIEAYQGYLGL, from the coding sequence GTGAATCTGGATGTGTATACCGTCGCCGTGTTGTTCGTCTTGGGCCTGCTGATCGGCTCATTTTCCAACGTGCTGATCTGGCGCTTGCCCAGAGGCGAAAACGTGGCTTTTCCGCCGAGCCACTGCCCCAACTGTAACCACCAGCTCGGGCCGCAAGATCTGGTGCCGGTGGTGTCGTGGGCCATGCTGGGCGGCAAGTGCCGCTACTGCAAAGCGCCGATCAGTGCCCGCTATCCGGTGATTGAACTCATCAGCGGTGCGGGGTACGCGGCACTGGCCCTGCTGTTTCCGATCAGCAGCTTCGGCGCGGGCGTTATCGGACTGTGCTTGCTGTTTACCATTTTGCTGGTCGCTTCCATCATTGACTTCGAAACCTACACCATCCCCGACGAGCTGACCATTCCCGGCACCGCCATCGGCCTGATTTTTGGCGCGGTCAACGGCGCGGCCCTCTCGCCGCTGCCCAATTTCGAAGCGGCCCTGCGCGGAGCATTGATGGGCGCAGGCGTGTTGGTTGTCATCAGCTTACTGGGCGGCTGGGTGCTGCGGCGCTTTCGTGAGCGGCTTTATCCGGAGGTGCCGATTGGCTATCAGCAGATCGCGCTGGCCCTCTTTGGCGGCGTGCTGTTCGGCGGAGTGTGGGGCAGTTGGTGGGCGGCTTTGGCGGGCGGCGCGGCACTGGGCGTGATTTCTACTGTCATCAATGCGGCGGCCCGCCGAGCCGTGCGCGTTCCCGAACTGCTAACGCTGGGCGGCTCACTACTGGCTTTGGCGTTTTTCAGCGCACGTGGCAGCCTTTCGCTGCTGACGGGTATTCAAGGTGGCCTCGCCGCTGCGGGGGCGCTCAGTCTGCTGGCGGGGGCGTACTGGTGGCTGAGCAGTTCCAACGCCACCGCCGAAGACGACGACAGCCCCAGCGACCCCACCGCGATGGGTTTTGGGGATGTGAAGCTGGCGGCCGTCATCGGAGCATTTCTGGGTTTCGAGCGCTTGCTGGTGGCCCTGGCAGTGGCAGTGGTGGCGGGCGCGGTGCTGGGCTTAATCCAGCGCTTTACCGGCGGCGAAAATAAACTCAAATTCGGGCCGTATCTGGCGATAGGCGCGGTGGTGGCCTTGCTGTGGGGTGCGGCGATTATTGAGGCTTATCAGGGGTATTTGGGGCTGTAG